A single window of Cololabis saira isolate AMF1-May2022 chromosome 24, fColSai1.1, whole genome shotgun sequence DNA harbors:
- the LOC133425154 gene encoding NLR family CARD domain-containing protein 3-like yields MMLEENIVMFVKKEMKNIQRVLSADYPESIENQSEDEKVFEGENEEQRRSKRAFVKIALFFLRIMKQEELADCLQSKQVAAVCQQKVKFKLKNTCKCVFEVIAKAGNPTLLNDIYTELFITEGGTAKVNQEHEVRQIEAGSSEQDMKETKIRPEDIFKLLPGRVEPIRTVMTKGMAGIGKTVLTQKFTLDWAEGKTNQDIQFTFPFTFRELNVLKKTKFSLVELIHRLFPETKGICRFEKFGVVLIFDGLDECRLPLNFHNNEVLTDITESSSVDVLLTNLIRGKLLPSAQIWILTRPAAASLIPPDCVDMVTEVRGFNDTQKEEYFWKRFRDEEEVNRIFSHIETSRSLHIMCHIPIFCWITATVLEKLLKTTKSRELPKTMTEMYIHFLVVQAKLKNVKYDGGAETDPHWSPESRKMVESLGKLAFEELQKGNLIFYESDLRECDINIGEASVYSGVFTQIFREEKGLYQDKVFCFIHLSFQEFLAALHVHLTFTNSGVNLLKEQQLDTCNKSERKRDGADERTFYQSAVDKALQSPNGNLDLFLRFLLGLSLKTNQSLLQGLLTKTGRSSQINSEAVQYIKKKIEENPSPEKCINLFHCLNELNDHSLVEKIQQYLSSGSLCTDKLSPAQCSALVFILLSSKKDLEVFDLKKYSATEDALLRLLPVVKASKKALLSLCNLSERSCKALSSVLSSKSTRLTELDLSNNELNDSGVKTLSVGLKSPGCELETLRLSGCLITEKGCASLASALSSNPSHLKELDLSYNYPGKSGVKILSAGLNNPHWKLENLRMEPAGIQWMKPGLKKCKSFFMRLMKTKQLQTITQPFMSQSVMTDQ; encoded by the exons ATG ATGCTGGAGGAGAACattgtcatgtttgtgaagaAGGAGATGAAGAACATCCAGAGGGTTCTGAGtgcagattacccagaatccatAGAAAATCAGAGTGAGGATGAGAAGGTGTTTGAGGGTGAGAATGAAGAACAAAGAAGAAGCAAACGAGCATTTGTGAAGATCGCATTGTTCTTCTTGAGGATAATGAAGCAGGAAGAGCTGGCTGACTgtctgcagagca AACAAGTTGCTGCTGTTTGTCAACAAAAAGTCAAGTTTAAACTGAAGAACACATGCAAGTGTGTATTTGAAGTGATAGCAAAGGCAGGAAATCCAACCCTTCTGAATGACATCTACACGGAACtcttcatcacagagggagggacagCTAAAGTCAATcaagaacatgaagtcagacagattgaagctgGGTCCAGTGAACAAGACATGAAGGAAACAAAAATCAGACCTGAAGACATATTCAAACTGCTACCTGGAAGagttgaaccaatcagaacagtaATGACGAAGGGGATGGCCGGTATTGGAAAAACTGTCCTAACGCAGAAGTtcactctggactgggctgaaggcaaaACCAACCAAGACATCCAGTTCACatttccattcaccttcagagagctcAACGTGCTGAAAAAGAcaaagttcagcttggtggaacttaTTCATCGCTTATTCCCTGAAACCAAAGGAATCTGCAGGTTTGAGAAGTTCGGGGTTGTCCTCATCTTCGACGGTCTTGACGAGTGTCGACTTCCTCTGaacttccacaacaatgaggtCCTGACTGACATTACAGAATCCAGCTCTGTAGATGttctgctgacaaacctcatcagggggaaacTGCTTCCCTCTGCTCAAATCTGGATCCTCACAAGACCTGCAGCTGCCAGTCTAATCCCTCCTGActgtgttgacatggtgacagAAGTCAGGGGATTTAATGACACACAGAAAGAAGagtatttctggaaaagattCAGAGATGAAGAGGAGGTCAACAGGATCTTCTCTCACATCGAGACATCACGAAgtctccacatcatgtgccacatccccatcttctgctggatcactgctacagttCTGGAGAAACTGTTGAAAACCACAAAGTCAAGAGAGCTCCCCAAGACcatgactgagatgtacatccacttcctggtggttcaggccaaactgaagaatgTCAAATATGATGGAGGAGCTGAAACAGATCctcactggagtccagagagcaggaagatggtggagtctctgggaaaactggcctttgaggagctgcagaaaggaaacctgatcttctatgaatcagacctgagagagtgtgacATCAATATCGGAGAAGcctcagtgtactcaggagtgttcacacagatctttagagaggagaaaGGATTGTACCAGGACAAGGTGTTCTGCTTCATTCATCTGAGttttcaggagtttctggctgctcttcatgtccatctgaCCTTCACCAACTCTGGTGTCAACCTCTTAAAGGAACAACAGCTGGACACCTGTAATAAGTCTGAAAGGAAAAGAGATGGAGCTGACGAGAGAACTTTCTACCagagtgctgtggacaaggccttgCAGAGTCCAAATGGAAATCTGGACTTGTTCCTTCGCTTCCTTCTTGGTCTTTCACTTAAAACCAATCAGAGTCTCCTACAAGGTCTGCTGACTAAAACAGGAAGGAGTTCACAGATCAATTCTGAAGCAGTCCAgtacatcaagaagaagatcgaGGAGAATCCAAGCCCAGAGAAGTGCATCAatctgttccactgtctgaatgaacttaATGATCATTCTCTGGTCGAGAAGATCCAACAGTACCTGAGTTCAGGCAGTCTCTGCACAGacaaactgtctcctgctcagtgttcagctctggtcttcatcttactgtcatcaaaAAAAGacctggaggtgtttgacctgaagaaatacTCGGCTACAGAGGACGCTCTACTGAGGCTGCTGCCAGTGGTCAAAGCTTCGAAGAAAGCTCT ACTAAGTCTCTGTAATCTGTCAGAGAGAAGCTGCAAAGCTCTGtcttcagttctcagctctAAGTCCACCAgactgacagaactggacctgagcaacaacgagCTGAACGATTCAGGAGTCAAGACGTTGTCTGTAGGACTGAAGAGTCCAGGATGTGAACTGGAAACACTGAG actgtcaggctgtctgatcaCAGAGAAAGGCTGTGCTTCTCTGGCATCAGCTTTGAGCTCCAACCCGTCCCATCTGAAAGAgttggacctgagctacaattATCCAGGAAAATCAGGGGTGAAGATCCTCTCTGCTGGACTGAACAATCCACATTGGAAACTGGAAAATCTCAG
- the LOC133425158 gene encoding E3 SUMO-protein ligase ZBED1-like, with translation MEPGTVNHLPGRKYFAETALPELYIKVREELAGHLTNVTHFSTTADMWSSRTCEPYLSLTIHYIDNLELKSKCLQTSFLPEDHTGEIIAQGLQDALISWSLNEAHQVCITTDKGANIIKAVSLNRWTRLQCFGHRLHLAIERSMKDPRIDRAVAVCKKVVSSFSFSWKRRRDLATAQQKLNLPAHQLISESPTRWGSREKMIERVLEQEKAISQVLAADKKTRHLVLTWQDLEVLESVHKALKPLLEFTDALSGESYVTVSYVKPVLHLFHSSLLASQEDDTPLTQSIKASILDYMREKYSDPSTNNLLDMAGLVDPRFKITYCTGEKVEDIKSRAITEMEAMLSKSDQGLSQDATVSHPAQPPRNKSLGSFFKTAATPSATISQRERIEKELSAYLQSEIVDSEANPLQWWNNHEEMFPNLKNVAKKYLCVPATSSPSERVFSTSGNIVTCHRASLKPDAVDRLVFLAQNL, from the exons atggaacccggCACAGTCAATCATCTGCCGGGTCGCAAATATTTTGCAGAGACAGCTCTGCCTGAGCTGTACATAAAAGTGAGAGAAGAGCTGGCCGGTCATCTCACAAATGTGACCCATTTCTCAACAACTGCCGATATGTGGAGCAGCAGAACGTGTGAGCCATACCTCAGTTTGACGATCCACTACATTGACAATCTGGAGTTAAAAAGCAAGTGCCTTCAGACGAGCTTTCTGCCTGAGGATCACACTGGCGAGATCATCGCACAAGGTCTGCAAGATGCTCTCATATCATGGAGCTTAAATGAAGCTCATCAGGTGTGCATCACCACCGATAAGGGTGCTAACATTATCAaagctgtgagcctgaaccggTGGACACGTCTACAGTGTTTTGGCCATCGCCTGCATCTCGCAATTG AGAGAAGCATGAAGGACCCCCGTATTGACCGTGCTGTTGCTGTGTGTAAGAAGGTGGTGAGCAGCTTCTCTTTCAgttggaagaggaggagagacctggcCACAGCGCAGCAAAAGCTGAATCTCCCTGCACACCAGCTGATCAGTGAGTCTCCTACCAGGTGGGGATCCCGAGAGAAGATGATAGAGCGGGTGCTGGAGCAGGAGAAGGCCATTTCTCAAGTCTTAGCTGCAGACAAAAAAACCCGGCATCTCGTTCTCACGTGGCAAGACCTGGAAGTCCTAGAGTCAGTGCACAAGGCTCTCAAACCCCTCCTGGAATTCACTGACGCTCTATCCGGTGAGAGCTATGTCACAGTGTCTTATGTTAAGCCTGTGCTCCATCTCTTCCATTCCAGCCTCTTGGCAAGTCAGGAGGATGACACTCCACTGACTCAGTCTATCAAAGCCTCCATCCTTGATTACATGAGGGAGAAGTATTCTGATCCTTCCACTAACAACCTGCTGGACATGGCAGGCTTAGTGGATCCTAGGTTCAAGATAACATACTGCACAGGAGAAAAGGTGGAGGACATCAAGAGCAGAGCCATAACTGAGATGGAGGCAATGCTGTCCAAGTCTGATCAGGGACTGTCTCAAGATGCAACAGTATCACACCCAGCTCAGCCACCAAGGAACAAATCCCTTGGTAGCTTCTTTAAAACTGCAGCAACACCCTCTGCCACAATATCACAGAGAGAGCGGATTGAGAAAGAGTTGTCTGCCTACTTGCAGTCTGAGATTGTTGACAGTGAAGCAAATCCATTGCAGTGGTGGAACAACCATGAGGAAATGTTCCCAAACCTGAAGAATGTGGCAAAAAAGTATCTGTGTGTGCCCGCCACCAGTTCCCCATCGGAAAGGGTATTTAGTACCAGTGGGAATATAGTTACATGCCATCGAGCATCTCTCAAACCAGACGCTGTTGATAGGCTTGTGTTTTTGGCACAAAACCTCTAA
- the LOC133425162 gene encoding NLR family CARD domain-containing protein 3-like: MDGHEDGEEGVPPSQTPPCEKDENHSQAQKTEPEPEPEHDPSCVSLKSNRSRDIITTFKDRPSAAERTEPEPEPEHDPSCVSLKSNRSRDIITTFKDRPSAAERTEPEPEPEHDPSCVSLKSDRSRDIITTFKDRPPAAERVEQQSSEPPIRQSVQQQQTDLDSTLMMLEENIAMFVKKEMKNIHRVLSADYPESIENQSEDEKVFEGENEEQRRSKQAFLKIALFFLRIMKQEELADRLESKQVASVCQRQLKLRQEDTCKCVFEGIAKAGNPTLLNDIYTELFITEGWTAEVNQKHEAIQIEAASWKQDMKETKIRPEDIFKLLPGRVEPIKTVMTKGVAGIGKTVLTQKFTLDWAEGKTNQDIQFTFPFTFRELNVLKETKFSLVELIHRFFPETKGICRFEKFRVVFIFDGLDECRLPLDFHNNEVLADVTESSSVDVLLTNLIRGKLLPSAQIWILTRPAAASLIPPDCVDMVTEVRGFKDTQKEEYFRKRFKDEEMASRIIPHIETSQSLHIMCHIPVFCWITATVLEKLLKTTKSRELPKTLTEMYIHFLVVQAKLKKVKYDGGAETDPHWSPESRKMIESLGKLAFEELQKGNLIFYESDLRESHIDIREASVYSGVFTQIFKEEKGLYKDKVFCFIHLSFQEFLAALHVHLTFINSGVNLLKEQQLDTRNKSKRKRDGADERTFYQSAVDKALQSPNGHLDLFLRFLLGLSLETNQSLLKGLLTKTGRSSQINREAAQYIKKKIEENPCPEKCINLFHCLNELNDHSLVEEIQQYLSSGSLCTDKLSPAQWSALVFILLSSKKDLEVFDLKKYSATEEALLRLLPVVKASKKALLSLCNLSERSCRALSSVLSSKSTRLTELDLSNNELKDSGVKTLSVGLKSPGCELETLRLSGCLITEKGCASLASALSSNPSHLKELDLSYNCPGKSGVKILSAGLKNPHWKLETLRMEPAGVQWMKPGLKKYSCELRIDTNTVNKNIKLSEDNRKMTWLKEVQSYPNHPDRFVEWPQLLCRDALTGRCYWEVQKKGRVEISVSYRGIGRKGDKKDCVFGRNEQSWSLECFEDGQYSVRPGSYSISSSSVSNGAAVYVDCPAGTVSFYSVSSDKLKHLHTFNTNFTEPLYPGFGFWPDSSVTLGSA, encoded by the exons gactgaaccagaaccagaaccagaacatgatcCCAGTTGTGTTTCCTTGAAGAGCGACAGGTCAAGAGACATTATCACTACGTTTAAAGACCGGCCTCCTGCTGCAGAGAG AGTTGAGCAGCAGAGCTCAGAGCCTCCCATTCGTCAgtctgtccagcagcagcaAACAGATCTGGACTCCACATTAATG ATGCTGGAGGAGAACATTGCAATGTTTGTGAAGAAGGAGATGAAGAACATCCATAGGGTTCTGAGtgcagattacccagaatctaTAGAAAATCAGAGTGAGGATGAGAAGGTGTTTGAGGGTGAGAATGAAGAGCAAAGAAGAAGCAAACAAGCATTTTTGAAGATCGCATTGTTCTTCTTGAGGATAATGAAGCAGGAAGAGCTGGCTGACCGTCTGGAGAGCA AACAAGTTGCTTCTGTCTGTCAACGACAGCTCAAGTTGAGGCAAGAGGACACATGCAAGTGTGTATTTGAAGGGATAGCAAAAGCAGGAAATCCAACCCTTCTGAATGACATCTACACAGAACTCTTCATCACAGAGGGATGGACAGCTGAAGTCAATCAAAAACATGAAGCCATACAAATCGAAGCTGCATCTTGGAAACAAGACATGAAGGAAACAAAAATCAGACCCGAAGACATATTCAAACTGCTACCTGGAAGAGTTGAACCAATCAAaacagtgatgacgaagggGGTGGCCGGTATTGGAAAAACTGTCCTAACGCAGAAGTtcactctggactgggctgaaggcaaaACCAACCAAGACATCCAGTTCACatttccattcaccttcagagagctcAACGTGCTGAAAGAGAcaaagttcagcttggtggaacttaTTCATCGCTTCTTCCCTGAAACCAAAGGAATCTGCAGGTTTGAGAAGTTCCGGGTCGTCTTCATCTTCGACGGTCTTGACGAgtgtcgacttcctctggacttccacaacaatgaggtCCTGGCTGATGTTACAGAATCCAGCTCTGTAGATGttctgctgacaaacctcatcagggggaaacTGCTTCCCTCTGCTCAAATCTGGATCCTCACAAGACCTGCAGCTGCCAGTCTAATCCCCCCTGActgtgttgacatggtgacagAAGTCAGGGGATTTAAGGACACACAGAAAGAAGAGTATTTCAGGAAGAGATTCAAAGATGAAGAGATGGCTAGTAGAATCATCCCCCACATTGAGACATCACAAAgtctccacatcatgtgccacatccccgtcttctgctggatcactgctacagttCTGGAGAAACTGTTGAAAACCACAAAGTCTCGAGAGCtccccaagaccctgactgagatgtacatccacttcctggtggttcaggccaaactgaagaaggtcaagtatgatggaggagctgagacagatcctcactggagtccagagagcagaaAGATGAttgagtctctgggaaaactggcctttgaggagctgcagaaaggaaacctgatcttctatgaatcagacctgagagagtCTCACATCGATATCAGAGAAGcctcagtgtactcaggagtgttcacacAGATCTTTAAAGAGGAGAAAGGATTGTACAAGGACAAGGTGTTCTGCTTCATTCATCTGAGttttcaggagtttctggctgctcttcatgtccatctgaCCTTCATCAACTCTGGTGTCAACCTCTTAAAGGAACAACAGCTGGACACCCGTAATAAgtctaaaagaaaaagagatggaGCTGATGAGAGAACTTTCTACCagagtgctgtggacaaggccttgCAGAGTCCAAATGGACATCTGGACTTGTTCCTTCGCTTCCTCCTTGGTCTTTCACTTGAAACCAATCAATCTCTCCTAAAAGGTCTGCTGACTAAGACAGGAAGGAGTTCACAGATCAATCGTGAAGCAGCCCAGTACATTAAGAAGAAGATCGAGGAGAATCCATGCCCAGAGAAGTGCATCAatctgttccactgtctgaatgaacttaATGATCATTCTCTGGTCGAGGAGATCCAACAGTACCTGAGTTCAGGCAGTCTCTGCACAGacaaactgtctcctgctcagtggtcagctctggtcttcatcttactgtcatcaaaAAAAGacctggaggtgtttgacctgaagaaatacTCGGCTACAGAGGAGGCTCTACTGAGGCTGCTGCCAGTGGTCAAAGCTTCCAAGAAAGCTCT ACTAAGTCTCTGTAATCTGTCAGAGAGAAGCTGCAGAGCTCTGtcttcagttctcagctctAAGTCCACCAgactgacagaactggacctgagcaacaacgagCTGAAAGATTCAGGAGTCAAGACGTTGTCTGTAGGACTGAAGAGTCCAGGATGTGAACTGGAAACACTGAG actgtcaggctgtctgatcaCAGAGAAAGGCTGTGCTTCTCTGGCATCAGCTTTGAGCTCCAACCCGTCCCATCTGAAAGAgttggacctgagctacaattGTCCAGGAAAATCAGGGGTGAAGATCCTCTCTGCTGGACTGAAGAATCCACATTGGAAACTGGAAACACTCAG GATGGAGCCTGCTGGAGTCCAGTGGATGAAACCAGGTCTGAAGAAGT ATTCCTGTGAACTGAgaatcgacacaaacacagtgaaTAAAAACATCAAATTGTCTGaagacaacaggaagatgacctGGTTGAAGGAGGTTCAGTCATATCCTAATCATCCAGACAGATTTGTTGAGTGGCCTCAGCTGCTGTGCAGAGATGCCCTGACTGGTCgatgttactgggaggtccaaaAGAAGGGCAGAGTTGAGATATCGGTGAGTTACAGAGGAATCGGAAGGAAAGGAGACAAGAAAGACTGTGTCTTTGGGAGGAATGAGCAGTCCTGGAGTCTGGAGTGTTTTGAAGATGGTCAGTATTCTGTCAGACCAGGATCCTATTCcatctcctcttcctcagtctcAAATGGAGCAGCAGTTTATGTGGACTGTCCTGCTGGGACCGTGTCCTTCTACAGTGTCTCCTCTGACAAACTGAAGCatctccacaccttcaacaccaacTTCACTGAACCTCTTTATCCTGGATTTGGGTTCTGGCCCGATTCTTCTGTGACTTTGGGTTCAGCTTAG